A single window of Ptychodera flava strain L36383 chromosome 3 unlocalized genomic scaffold, AS_Pfla_20210202 Scaffold_25__1_contigs__length_14229661_pilon, whole genome shotgun sequence DNA harbors:
- the LOC139125428 gene encoding medium-chain acyl-CoA ligase ACSF2, mitochondrial-like: MAMKTDICFKTTQSGWSMTGDVGIMFDDGRIQHLGRKDDCIRMARNALKIYPIEIERHLIGHSNVRMCQVVAITDEQFINEVCLCLVLRPGVKPTEEEILEILKEKLDHDYFPKCFLFFDNFPHGINGKIDHRQPTKMAVNRLKK; the protein is encoded by the coding sequence ATGGCAATGAAGACAGACATCTGCTTTAAAACAACTCAGAGTGGATGGTCTATGACAGGAGATGTTGGAATCATGTTTGATGACGGAAGAATTCAGCACCTTGGGAGGAAAGATGATTGTATACGTATGGCAAGGAATGCTTTGAAAATCTATCCTATAGAAATAGAGAGACACCTGATCGGTCACTCCAATGTAAGAATGTGTCAGGTAGTGGCTATTACAGATGAGCAATTTATCAATGAGGTTTGTCTGTGTCTTGTACTGCGTCCTGGTGTAAAACCAACTGAAGAagaaatacttgaaatattGAAGGAAAAGCTCGACCACGACTATTTTCCGAAATGCTTCCTTTTCTTTGATAATTTCCCTCACGGAATCAATGGAAAAATCGACCACAGACAACCGACAAAGATGGCTGTTAACAGATTGAAGAAATAA